In Fimbriimonadia bacterium, the following are encoded in one genomic region:
- a CDS encoding Dam family site-specific DNA-(adenine-N6)-methyltransferase has translation MEVRLEPPIKWAGGKRWLTPVLMELYSRHRHRRLVEPFVGGMAVALALRPERALLADRNEHLINFWREVQKGLVVEIPMEYDHDLYYRHRERFNELISRDEAHGPEAASLFYYLNRTGYNGLCRFNSTGLFNVPFGRYKNVTYRRDFREYVPVLRSWELRVGDFENLAVEADDFIYADPPYDVEFTRYAKDDFGWEDQERLAKWLAAHAGPVVASNQATPRVLALYRDLGFTVSTKSAPRRISCTGERSPADEMVAQRNGDLRAAGIAEGEHGLRAL, from the coding sequence ATGGAAGTCCGGTTGGAGCCCCCCATCAAGTGGGCCGGAGGGAAGCGCTGGCTGACGCCGGTCCTGATGGAGCTTTACAGCCGCCACCGGCACCGCAGGCTGGTGGAGCCCTTCGTCGGCGGCATGGCCGTCGCCCTCGCGTTGCGGCCGGAGCGGGCGCTGCTCGCCGACCGCAACGAGCACCTGATCAACTTCTGGCGCGAGGTGCAGAAGGGGCTCGTCGTCGAGATCCCGATGGAGTACGACCACGACCTCTACTATCGGCACCGCGAACGGTTCAACGAGCTGATATCTCGAGACGAGGCGCACGGGCCCGAGGCGGCGTCGCTCTTCTACTACCTCAACCGCACCGGCTACAACGGTCTGTGCCGGTTCAACTCGACGGGCCTGTTCAACGTGCCGTTCGGCAGGTACAAGAATGTCACCTATCGTCGGGACTTCCGCGAATACGTGCCGGTGCTCCGCTCTTGGGAGCTGAGGGTCGGTGACTTCGAGAACCTCGCTGTGGAAGCCGACGACTTCATCTATGCCGATCCGCCCTACGACGTGGAGTTCACACGGTATGCGAAGGACGACTTCGGCTGGGAAGATCAAGAGCGTCTGGCGAAGTGGCTTGCCGCACACGCCGGTCCCGTGGTAGCGTCCAACCAGGCGACGCCGCGGGTCCTCGCCCTCTACCGCGACCTAGGCTTCACCGTGAGCACCAAGTCCGCCCCGCGCCGCATCTCCTGCACCGGCGAGCGCTCACCCGCAGACGAGATGGTGGCACAGCGCAACGGCGACCTTCGCGCAGCGGGCATCGCTGAGGGCGAACACGGGCTACGTGCCCTGTAA